Sequence from the Cucumis sativus cultivar 9930 chromosome 1, Cucumber_9930_V3, whole genome shotgun sequence genome:
atcGACTCCAAATACTACAGAATTGTAGAAAATGGTTAGTAGGAAATCATCAGTACGTTTTAAAACCCATCaccaacatttttaaaattttgtgagATCTACCTACTTGGAAGCACTCCATATGAGGCAAATAAGTCCATAGGGAAGCTATTCAACAGAAACCTGAAAAACACAGGCGAACatgaagaagagaatgtgAATGAAATCAATTGTTAAACTGGACAAGATAACATGGCCTAACCAAGGAAATGCATATAGAAGATGACCAGAcgaacaaagaaagaaacacCATTGATCCATTGGTCCATTAGTGATTGCTAAGATGAGATAATTAAAGCGATAAAACTTTGGTAGAGGTAGCTGCCTTTTATCAATTCATGTCCATACTCAACTTTTATCGGTTGGTTTTCTGCATGGTGGGGGacgtttttagttttattgatCTCTTCAAAGATCACAACTTTATGTCTAAGAAATTTCAAtccaaaaggaagaaaacagagaaaaacAATGTGATTACCATAGATAGGTGTCAAAATCTTACACTGATTGTTTGTTCCTGCAATACGCTTTTCACCCCACAGAAGTTGGTAGTTGATACTGTGGCGAAGTCAGCCAGTGTATAATGCAGTTTGATACATACAATAAACAGAATGGAGTCCTTTTAGAGtctataaaaatgtttaaatattgaacGTTTTCAACTTATTTGTTCCAGAGACTTGTTGGTATTGACAAATGTTGCGCTTTTGTTGAACCCCTCAAGCAAAAGAATCCGTATTGCGTCTTCGCCAACTTGCAATGTAAAGTTCAACTGAAAAGAGATGATTCCACTTTGATGgttaaaaaactttaaaaaaccaaactcAGTTCGATTATCAACAGGCTTCACTTAGCGGAAATAAGAAGCTATTTTACACAcctcttctctttcttgttTGTTGAAGGGGCGAAGAACAAAATTTGCTGCATCCATTTTCCCGGGAGGTCTCCCTATGCCTAGAATATTTTCATCCATTTAACAGCTGATAGTATATAAAAGCAGTGTGGAGGTGTTAACAGAGCCCTAAGACACATACCAATTCTTAATCGAGGGAAATCACGACTGCCTTTGAAATGATCAATAATACTCCTCATTCTGGCACAGacaaaaaagtaattaaagttTATACCTCTGATGTCTATTGCTCTTCTTAAtgattcttttatttcaaacttcATCATACAATCAAAATCAGTAATCCCAGATCCTTGAACTGAGTTTTCTTGGATCAGGCGCACACATGACACCGTTAAATCTTTTGGCAACTTTCACATTTACTTGTCAACTGaattaaattctatttctTCCGCTAAAAAGCTGCAAAGATTCAAAAGCAAAAGTCTATCTTCAGATTTGAAGAAAGTGTGATTAATTCTTTATAGCACAAAAGCTTTTGCGGTCAAAACTTTttgagtaaatattttatttgaagaaagtGTACTTTTCCTTGTATGGAAAAAATTCTGTAAAAAGATAAACTTTCAACCAAAAATCCATTAAAATGGAATATGCTTATTTTTTTCCGGAATGGAAAACACATGCACTGCCTCTACTGCCTCacagaataaaaaataaaaaatacgaGTCAGAATTATTCAGATACAGAGCATAGACTTAGATTGGCCAAAAGCCCCATAGAAAGCTACTACCATCATGTAGTAAATCAAGCTTCCTCCACTTTCACACTTTATGTAGAAGCTCACTCGTTAACTAAATGAATGTAtggtaatatatatacaacaagGCTGAGGATATGGAACATGGCtctgaagaaattaaatgaaaatccACCGCTGTATCTTCTACCAAGTATTATTAAGGATATTGAAAAATAGATGCCACAAAACTCAGAAGACTGAGACACCAAAACTGtagattaaaatgaattatattttctgTAGAGAGATAGAGAGGGAATACCCATTATGCCCTCCATGGCCACCCTTCGGCAGCATTCGCAATTTGGCAAAAGGCAAATCCAAGTCATCAAAAATCTGTTATATGGATCGCAATTTATGGATTAGATGTGGTAGGGGAAAAATTGAATCACACAGATCCCAACCTCCTCTCTTGTCTTCCCCAAAAGTAGATATCACTCGTCAAGAACACTGATAGTCTTACGTGgggaataaaatatttaccacaAGTACTTGCTTCAATGGAATCTTATAGTAGGAAACAATAGCACCGACCTGCAATCAAAGGTTAAACGCATAGCATAATAAATCAATCATTGAGACCGAAGGATAAACCTAATAACTAAAATGGATGAGATCCTAGAGAAAGCTTACTTACTGACTCACCACTTGCATTCATGAAAGTTTGTGGCTTAGCTAGCATTACAGGAACATCCCCGATGAAACCTGAAATAAAAGTGAACATAAAATCTCTTCACTATTTTAATAATCAACAACTGGGAAATAATAATATCCCCAATACTATGTCCTGGACAATAACTCATTTTTTGGGGGAAAGAAACATTTGATTATTCTGGTAAAACAAACTCCAACAAATGAATCGTGCTTTATCTTTCTtaacaagaaacaaacttAACGGATAGATGCaaaaagaagatatatatttgagaatacAAACCCccaaataaagagaaaagaaacaaggcACCCAATGAAAAAATAAGACGACAAAAGTTCCAAGAGcctgaaaagaaaatgagtatccgaaagaacaaaagaacatCAGCTTGAAAGAACAAAGACAACAACAGAGACAGAAACTTTTAGGCTTCTTGAAGACCAAAGCACTGAGGACTCCAAGAGATCTTCAATCAACAAAAGCTAAAAGCAAAGCATTGATTGGAAACACCACAAACCACGGAGCCTTCaaacagaaaaggaaaaaccaGCTGGATCTTAGTGAAACATGCTCATTAAGGATTGAGAATGCAGCAATcgaattaaaatttcaacaaaagtCTGATTACAGACaatctaattgttattttatcaaattatagtTCATGATCAGACTACCTTGTCCCAAAGATAATCTTCAAAGAGGAAAGGTTGGAGTCAATAATCTACCAGCAAATTAGTTCAAGTCTAACAAACTGACTTTCTGGTAGATGTGCTTCTAAGTCCTAACCAAATATTCTAATTTCATCAACTGTCAAGAATTGTTAAAAAATGCATACCCTTCCCTATCAGAGCTTTGAAGGAAACATTACTGATGGATATCCCTTCAGCTTCAGCTACAGCATCCACCATCTCAAAACCTACCTGTAAATTCAGTCATAGCATTAGCTACTGATAGAGTTTCAATTCATCTTCATAAAGAACATCCAGATAACACTCATAATCAACATTAAACCCTAATTTcctccaaaataataataagttcaTGCTCGGGAAACTTCCCTATGTGGTATCCCCACACTTAaatcaaacagaaaacaaCGCATAATCTTCTATAGCGAGATCGAGGCTAATTTCTGGAAAAGCAATCACgctcaaagaaaaaatgaactaaaacatAAACGATAGGAGAAACTTGGAATTCATATAGCAGAGATAAGGACCATACGGACATTATGGCGCGTACGATCGTACTTCTTCCCGGGATTTCCGAGGCCGACGATGAGCCATGGCTTCGGCGGCGGCGCGGGCTTCTTGTCATCTAAAGCCGGCTGCTCTGTGGTCGGAGACGAGGAAGTGGACATCGAGGCAGTAATGGAAGAAGTGATTGAAGAAAAGATATGGAAAGTTGGAGAATGAAGGAGGGATAGAGAAGGGAAAGAAATGAGGGTTTTGGAGGTTGGAAAGCAatggaaggaaaaaggaaGGCGGAGGGCGGCGACTGAAGATATAGAAGCACCGATAATCATAGTGTTTCGTGTGGTGTTTCTTCAATGGAATGGAGAGATTTCAAAATGGGAAAAGGATTGAAGTGGAAGAGACAACAATGGCGGGAGGAGAAAGGAATGGATAGAGGATTATGCTTTACAAATGGCGGGAGAAAAGTAGAGTTGatttaacctaatttttaTATGCCGTTAGGGTTTACTTCTCCgcttaattttacaaaatttggtAGAAAAATTGACAGAATgttgaaacaattttttctttaaaataataataattagttaacacgattattgtttatattattaatctataaaaaaacactaataaacttgtatcaatacataataaaaaaatatcagatgaatgttagaattttaaaaatagacttttaaaaatataaaactattgattaaaatttaatcatatgattgcttttaaaacttttgataaaggttagaattttaaaaatagacttttaaaaatataaaactattgaTTAAAACTTAATCATATGatataattgatattatttaatcatatgatataattgatattatttaatcatatgatataattgatattatttaatcatatGATATAATTGAAACGTCAATTCATACTATTGAAAGTGTGGAAGTATCGATTATTAGACTATTGAAAGCGTGGAAGTATCGATTAAAGTTTAATAAGTACTTCTACAGTAGAAAACTTTCGAACTTAGAAACTTAGTATAAGATATGgacaaatatgtttttgaaCATTTAAGTGAATagttaatagaaaaaacaaagtgtGGAGGAAGTGGCAAAGGTGAAGATAGGTTTTGGGATTTATTTTGCTCATAGATGATGCCATTCTTCAACACCATTGTAAATCTTTTATTACTCAGTAAAAACTCCGAATGACCTCCCAGTGTCGAGTTATGAAAAGTATACAATATCTTTAGGGGTAAGAGGGGGAAGAATGTGCTATGCCAATGTATGTAGATTTTTATGAATTAGAGGTCTTAACACTTTTCTACAACAAACACACTAATTTGACATCAATAGCTacaaaaatttgattgaaacCTCACACTTGCACCTTCAAACACACCTATCTCTTATATACTTATGCTATATTCCAATATATGTaagaatgaaaacaaataaaattttgaacaaacAGACAAAGTAAATCTAAAATCCTTGATTTAATCAAGTTAGCCGTTAATTGCAAAAATCCACATCTGGCTACCccaaagagaaaatcaattaatattgggGCATTGATTCACTTTCCTCTGCATTCCACGAGGGTAGCTTCACCTTCTTGTAATGAGTACTCACTTTTCTGTACATTGCACCGCTGAAATATTACATCAACCAAGTATACCTTTTAGGTGAAACTAGCCAACTCTTTGAATCATATTTCCTCATGAATTGATGATGATGCTGCGGACGACAAATGGCATAGACCACTAAGGTTTTTGGAAACATTTTAAGAACGGAAAATTATAGCATAGGATTTGAACTCACAATGATAATGTTGCCTCAGATGTTGATTGTTGCTTCCCAGAGCCTTAGAAGGCCATTACGACCACCAGTGCATATTCGTTTCCTTTCGAGGTCTGAAGCTGCACATCGTACCTGGATCCATGCAATAGGTGCATTCAgatgaaaaacttttttataaaaaaaacatggaaaacaaaattgaaacaagaGAGAACTAAAAAAGCAAGATCTCTGTGGACAAGAAAGATTGTTGAATAACGGTGAAAAGAATTTAACATTTGAATATTGCATGTAGTAGCTCTTTAGCTTTGTCTTCATTGGCCCAAGTAAAGAGAATCACTAGGCCAACTACTAATTTCGTTCTGTCTTCTCAATTTAAGTaaagagaagataaaaaacCGTCTCCCAGGattgaattaaaatgatacattataaaaagaaatatatatataacaaaaaggCTGTCAAAAGAGTCCAAACCGcctaagaattaaaaaaaaaaagaactttataCCATGGCTGCAGTCTTTTGTGGGGTTCTGTATAGTTGCCACCCAGCCATTTTTGCACCCGTGTTAGGGAAGCCTCCGAGTCTCTCTTGTGGCCGATGGAAGAGAGACATAGAGTTATCTGCCGCTCCAATTCCTAACCAATGTTCCCCAGCACTGATTGACAGTATGGCAGCACTGTGAATGGTGACATTCTTCACACATCTAATACCCCCTACATATATAGCAAGAAAAGTTTGCATCACACTTTCACGCgatcaagaaaatgaaaaagctcCATTGCAAGGAACGAAAGTTTATAGTTGACACTTGATGATGTGGGAGGAAAGTTAAATGAGTGAAAGACATcatattatcaataaatttcaacattttatataGATAATTTACCATCCTCGTTTTCCCAAAAACGGAGAAGTCCATCAGTTGAACCTGAAAGGAA
This genomic interval carries:
- the LOC101211885 gene encoding peptidyl-tRNA hydrolase, chloroplastic, which translates into the protein MIIGASISSVAALRLPFSFHCFPTSKTLISFPSLSLLHSPTFHIFSSITSSITASMSTSSSPTTEQPALDDKKPAPPPKPWLIVGLGNPGKKYDRTRHNVGFEMVDAVAEAEGISISNVSFKALIGKGFIGDVPVMLAKPQTFMNASGESVGAIVSYYKIPLKQVLVIFDDLDLPFAKLRMLPKGGHGGHNGMRSIIDHFKGSRDFPRLRIGIGRPPGKMDAANFVLRPFNKQEREELNFTLQVGEDAIRILLLEGFNKSATFVNTNKSLEQIS